The following coding sequences are from one Shumkonia mesophila window:
- a CDS encoding phosphoglycerate kinase, with the protein MAKYKTLDGFDVSGKRVLVRADLNVPMKDGKVTDATRIERTVPTLIELADKGARVVVVTHLGRPKGKVAPEFSLKPVAEALARACKRPVAFAGDCVGPEAERLVAAMKAGDIAMLENLRFHAEEEKNDLEFAKKLAALADVYVTDAFSCAHRAHASTEAVARLLPAAAGRLMQAELEALTAALDHPKHPVVALVGGAKISTKLDLLGNLTKKVDKLVIGGGMANTFLNAKGVNVGKSLCERDMADSARAIMAAASGNGCEIVLPVDAVIADRLAEGVKTETVAIDKVPDGAMILDIGPKSTADLKALLAGMKTLVWNGPLGAFEVAPFDAGTNAVAGEAAKLTKAGKLLSVAGGGDTVAALAKAGVEEDFSYVSTAGGAFLEWLEGKDLPGVAVLRAG; encoded by the coding sequence ATGGCAAAGTACAAGACGCTTGACGGTTTCGACGTGTCCGGAAAACGGGTCCTGGTGCGGGCCGACCTCAACGTTCCCATGAAGGACGGCAAGGTCACCGACGCGACGCGCATCGAGCGCACGGTTCCCACGCTAATCGAGCTGGCGGACAAGGGCGCGCGGGTCGTCGTCGTCACCCACCTGGGCCGCCCCAAGGGCAAGGTGGCGCCGGAGTTCTCGCTGAAGCCGGTGGCCGAGGCTCTGGCCAGGGCCTGCAAGCGCCCGGTCGCTTTCGCCGGCGACTGCGTCGGCCCGGAGGCGGAGCGTCTGGTGGCTGCCATGAAGGCCGGCGACATCGCGATGCTGGAGAACCTGCGCTTCCACGCCGAGGAGGAGAAGAACGACCTCGAATTCGCCAAGAAGCTGGCGGCCTTGGCCGACGTCTATGTAACCGACGCCTTTTCCTGTGCCCACCGGGCGCATGCCTCGACCGAGGCGGTGGCCCGCCTGCTGCCGGCCGCCGCCGGCCGCCTGATGCAGGCCGAACTGGAGGCCCTGACCGCCGCGCTCGATCACCCCAAGCACCCTGTGGTCGCCCTGGTCGGCGGCGCCAAGATCTCGACCAAGCTCGACCTTCTCGGCAACCTGACGAAGAAGGTCGACAAGCTGGTCATCGGCGGCGGCATGGCCAACACCTTCCTCAACGCCAAGGGGGTCAACGTCGGCAAGTCGCTGTGCGAGCGCGACATGGCCGACAGCGCGCGCGCCATCATGGCGGCGGCCTCCGGCAACGGCTGCGAGATCGTGCTGCCGGTCGACGCCGTCATCGCCGATCGGCTGGCCGAGGGCGTCAAGACCGAGACGGTGGCCATCGACAAGGTGCCGGACGGCGCCATGATCCTCGATATCGGCCCGAAATCGACGGCCGATTTGAAGGCGCTGCTGGCCGGCATGAAGACGCTGGTGTGGAACGGGCCGCTCGGCGCCTTCGAGGTGGCGCCGTTCGACGCCGGCACCAACGCGGTGGCCGGCGAGGCGGCGAAGCTGACCAAGGCCGGCAAGCTGCTGTCGGTGGCTGGCGGCGGCGATACCGTGGCGGCGCTGGCCAAGGCCGGCGTCGAGGAGGACTTCTCCTACGTCTCGACCGCCGGGGGGGCCTTCCTCGAATGGCTGGAAGGCAAGGACCTGCCGGGCGTCGCCGTGCTGCGGGCCGGCTGA
- a CDS encoding methyl-accepting chemotaxis protein — protein sequence MIHAVASFFRDLSVGTRLSLLIGFGLMAIAAAAGVFAVADVRTQAALERRDVLARILDLSHETETAQARLRARASVFLMRGDRSSAETYAQQSARLLAVLAMLDDMPETAVIRRHIQTVRDGIAEHANEFRKIADLEGDGPPIRLDKLTTATEEALAAVGATLSAPGREALAVKLLAVNLHARRVLAGDAQAGLDMVQARHDGFDRELAQARLGDWTTVEIAERMNVYVSAILDEAAERGRQKRAAARLDEILDYLQPGLEAIAAFRDEADAAIVEAVGKRQQARLLMYAGAAGAGAAFLILGLLMALGISRPLRSLALAGRRLADGDRAAFIPISTAEDEVGDLARALRAVRDAATETDTHLRARDLREKALLLQSQASRKLLLDEIETRVRDAAAAIADAAAEIRRLAAAAGQAATDTGRHAGDIAAASGETTASLRRLATVASTLHASVAETHRRLSVLEPAAGAEAGLPADAAAVGQRVAYIGRLALRTRLMALNSVIGTARAGERDAEPEVEMIAAEIGALARQVAEESAAFEALGTAMEAVRAPFGMAAQSGRDENALTRDILRNAEGAVAAILTLSNAISRITRTAGETGRVAEAMRATAEAAAERSDRLRNDIDGLLARLRQ from the coding sequence ATGATCCACGCCGTTGCCTCGTTCTTCCGCGATCTCAGCGTCGGCACCCGGCTTTCCCTTCTGATCGGCTTCGGGCTGATGGCCATCGCCGCCGCCGCCGGCGTTTTCGCCGTCGCCGACGTGCGCACGCAGGCGGCCCTGGAACGCCGCGACGTCCTGGCCCGCATCCTTGATCTTTCCCACGAAACCGAAACCGCCCAAGCCCGGTTGCGGGCCCGCGCCTCGGTTTTCCTGATGCGTGGCGACCGCAGCTCGGCCGAGACCTATGCCCAGCAGTCGGCCCGCCTGCTGGCGGTGCTGGCCATGCTGGACGACATGCCGGAAACCGCCGTCATCCGCCGCCACATCCAGACGGTACGCGACGGCATCGCCGAGCATGCCAACGAATTCAGGAAAATCGCCGACCTCGAAGGGGACGGGCCGCCGATCCGTCTCGACAAGCTGACGACGGCCACCGAGGAAGCCCTGGCCGCCGTCGGCGCCACGCTTTCAGCCCCCGGGCGCGAGGCGCTGGCCGTCAAGTTGCTCGCCGTCAACCTGCACGCGCGACGGGTGCTGGCGGGAGACGCGCAGGCCGGGCTCGACATGGTGCAGGCCCGCCACGACGGGTTCGACCGCGAACTCGCCCAGGCCCGTCTCGGCGACTGGACGACGGTCGAGATCGCCGAGCGCATGAACGTCTACGTCTCGGCGATTCTCGACGAAGCGGCGGAACGCGGCCGGCAAAAGAGGGCGGCCGCCCGCCTCGACGAGATCCTCGACTACCTGCAGCCGGGCCTGGAGGCGATCGCCGCCTTCCGCGACGAGGCCGACGCCGCCATCGTCGAGGCCGTCGGCAAGCGGCAACAGGCGAGGCTTCTGATGTATGCGGGGGCGGCCGGCGCCGGCGCCGCCTTCCTCATCCTGGGCCTGCTGATGGCACTGGGCATCAGCCGGCCGCTGCGCAGCCTCGCCTTGGCCGGCCGCCGGCTGGCCGACGGCGATCGCGCCGCCTTCATCCCGATCAGCACGGCCGAAGACGAGGTGGGCGACCTGGCCCGGGCCTTGCGGGCGGTGCGCGACGCCGCCACCGAGACGGACACCCATCTCAGGGCCCGCGATCTGCGCGAGAAGGCCCTTCTGTTGCAGAGCCAAGCCAGCCGGAAGCTGCTGCTCGACGAAATCGAGACCCGCGTGCGCGACGCCGCCGCCGCCATCGCCGATGCCGCCGCCGAGATCCGCCGGCTGGCCGCGGCCGCCGGCCAGGCCGCCACCGATACCGGCCGGCACGCCGGCGACATCGCCGCCGCCTCCGGCGAAACCACCGCCAGCCTGCGCCGGCTGGCGACCGTCGCCTCCACGCTGCACGCCTCGGTCGCCGAAACCCACCGGCGGCTTAGCGTGCTCGAGCCTGCGGCCGGCGCCGAGGCCGGGCTGCCGGCCGACGCCGCCGCCGTTGGCCAGCGCGTCGCCTACATCGGCCGCCTCGCCCTGCGCACCCGTCTGATGGCGCTCAACAGCGTCATCGGCACCGCCCGCGCCGGCGAGCGCGACGCCGAGCCGGAGGTCGAGATGATCGCCGCCGAGATCGGCGCCCTGGCCCGGCAGGTTGCCGAAGAGAGCGCCGCCTTCGAGGCGCTCGGCACGGCGATGGAGGCGGTGCGCGCACCCTTCGGCATGGCGGCCCAATCGGGCCGCGACGAGAATGCCCTCACCCGCGACATCCTGCGCAACGCCGAAGGCGCGGTGGCCGCCATCCTGACGCTGTCGAACGCCATCTCGCGGATCACCCGGACGGCCGGCGAAACCGGCCGCGTCGCCGAAGCCATGCGCGCCACCGCCGAGGCGGCCGCCGAGCGGTCGGACCGCCTGCGCAACGACATCGACGGGCTGCTCGCCCGCCTGCGCCAATAG